Sequence from the Syntrophaceae bacterium genome:
GCCATGGTCGTCTTTCCCCTGACGGTCTATCCCATCTCCCGGTTCGGCCGGAGGATCCGCAGTGCCGTGACAGGAGCCCAGATCACCATGGGGAGCCTCACGAGCCTGCTCCAGGAAACCATCACCGGAGCAAGGATCGTGAAGGCCTTCAGCATGGAGGATTATGAAAACAAACGGTTCGCGAAGGAAAGTGAGAACCTGCTGAAACTGTTCATGAAAGCCGTTTCTGTCAACGCTCTCTCCAGCCCCCTGATGGAGTTCCTGGGCGGCATCGGCATCGCCGTCATCATTTTCTACGGGGGATGGCAGGTCATCCACGGTACATCGACACCGGGAACCTTCTTTTCTTTCCTCGCCGCCCTGATCATGCTTTACGAACCCATCAAGCGCCTCACCGCCACGAACAACCAGATCCAGCAGGGCATCTCCGCCGCCGAGCGGGTCTTTGCCATCATCGACGCCGTACCGGAGATCCGCAACCGCCCCGATGCCGTCGAACTTCCCAAGATCACAAAAGGAATCGACATCCAGGATGTGACGTTCCGGTATGAGGAGGACACGGTGCTCCGGAACATCAACCTCTCCATCCGGGCCGGCGAGGCTCTCGCCCTCGTGGGCATGAGCGGGGGTGGAAAGACGACCCTGGTCAACCTGATCCCGCGCTTTTACGACATCGCGGAGGGAAGGATCGCAATTGACGGTCACGACATCCGGGAAGTGACCCTCGAGTCCCTGCGGGGACAGATCGGCATCGTGACCCAGCAGACGATCCTGTTCAACGATACCGTCCGCAACAACATCGCCTACGGCAACCAGCAGGCGTCCCAGGAAGACATCGTCCGGGCCGCCCGGGCGGCCAACGCCCACGACTTCATCATGCGACTCCCCGACGGTTACGACACCCTGATCGGCGAACAGGGCATGAAGCTCTCCGGCGGCGAGAGGCAGCGGATCTCCATCGCGCGGGCGATCCTGAAGGACGCCCCCATCCTGATCCTCGACGAGGCGACCTCCTCCCTCGACACGGAAGCGGAAATCGAGGTACAGGAAGCCCTGGAGAACCTGATGAAAGGCCGGACGACGCTGGTCATCGCCCACCGGCTGTCGACGATCCGCAACTCCGATCGCATCATTGTCCTGGTCAACGGCGAGATCGTTGAAGAGGGAAATCACGAAGCCCTCCTGGCGAAACAGGGCGAGTACCGGAGGCTCTACAATATGCAGTTCCGGGAGGGCTGAAGATTTCGCGCGATGCAGACCGAACCGACCAGGAATCTTCACGATCGTGTCCAGACCCTCTGGTACGGCGAAGACGCCTCTCCGGGCCTCCTTTTGGGTCCGGCCCTGGGCATCGCCTCGGGGGGATACGGCCTCGGGATCCGGTTTCGGAACGCCCTGTATGACCGGGGGGTCCTCCGGGTGCGGCGACTCCCCGTCCCGGTGATCAGCGTGGGCAATCTGACGGTCGGTGGAACGGGGAAGACCCCCATGGTGATTCACCTGGCGGAGTTCCTGAGGAATCGGGGTATGCATCCGGCCGTTCTGAGCCGCGGCTACGGAGGCCGGCCCAGGGGACCCGTCGAGGTCGTTTCCGACGGAAAGCACGTGCTCTCTGAACCGGCCGTCTGCGGAGATGAGCCGTTCATGATGGCCCGCCGGCTCCATGAAGTGCCCGTATTGACGGGGCCGGAGCGGTTCCTGACAGGCCGCTCCGCCGTGGACCGCTTTGGAGCGGACGTACTGCTTCTCGACGACGGCTTTCAGCACCGCCGTCTTCACCGGGACGCGGACATCCTCCTGATCCATGCCCGAAAGCCTTTCGGAAACGGCCACCTGCTGCCCCGGGGCCCCCTGCGCGAACCGCTGGAATCCCTTCGGCGGGCCCGTTGGATCATCCGGACGGGTCCCGCACCGGCCGACGGCGAAAAAGAGAGCACACCTGTCCTTCCCGGATACGGACGGCCGGTCCTGCGGGCCCTGCACCGGCCGTCCCGCCTTGTCCGCGCCTCCGGGGGGGAGGTCCTGCCGACGGGTTTTCTGGACGGAAAAAAGGTCTGCGCCTTCGCCGGGATCGGTTCGCCGGATGCCTTCCGCCGGACGCTGGAGTCGCTCGGATGCAGGGCGGCAACATTCCTGGCCTATCCGGACCACCACCGGTTCAGCCGGGAAGATCTCGACGAAATCAAGCGCTGCGCTGCCACCGGGGATGCCACCGCGTATGTGACGACCGAAAAGGATGCCGCCCGGCTTGCCGGAATGGAAAAGCTCCTGCCGGAGCTTCTGGTCCTCGAAGTGGACCTGTCCATGGAACCGGACGACGGAGGGCTCGGCCGGGACATCCTGGGACTTCTGGAAAACAGGTGCGGATGGAAAATGGGAGAAAAGCCATGAGCGTGGAATCGCAAGCGGAAAAACTGCTCCACCTTTTCCAGCGAATTCCTCTGGGAATCCGAAAGGCCTTCTTCGTCCGGATCGCCCTGCTCGCCTATGCCGCCGACCCCCGTCACCGCCTGATCTCACTGCACAATCTCCGCATGGCCTTCCCGGAGACGTCACCGGAGGAGCTGGTTCCGATCGCCCGCGGAGTCTACCGCAACATGGGAATCGTGGCGGCCGAGTTCTTCGATCTCCCGAAGATCAATCGGGAAAATCTGGCGGATTGGGTGGAGCTGGAGGGCACGGAACATGCCCTTCGGGCCCTTGAAAAGAACAAGGGACTCCTCATGTTCGGCGCCCACTTCGGGAACTGGGAACTGGAGGCCATCGTCGCCTCCCTGGTCATCAAGCCCATGATGGTGATCTACCGCCTCATGGACAGCCCCTTTCTGGAAGCCCTGATATCGAAGGTCCGCTCCTGCACGGGAAACATTCTCCAGGACAAGGACCGGGCCATGCGACCCATGCTCCGAATCCTGAAGCAGAACGGGGTGGTCGGTCTCCTCCTGGATCAGAACATGGCCTGGCAGGAAGGGGTCTTCGTCGACTTTTTCGGACGTCCCGCCTGCACTTCAGACGGGCTTGCCCTGCTGGCCCTCCATACCGAGGCTCCCGTCATCCCGGGATACATGGCCCGCCTTGAGAACGGGAAATACCGGCTCGTTCTCGGAGAAGAAGTTCCCCTGGTCCGGACCGGAAACCGCCGGGAGGACGTACTGGAAAACACGCAGCGCTTCACGAGCATCATCGAAGATGCGGTGCGGAAATACCCGGATCAGTGGTTCTGGGTACACCAGCGCTGGAAGACGAAACCCTGGCAGGCACCGAGGCGGACATGACGGATGGCATCACTCTGCAAACCGTGCTCCTGGTCCGCCACCGACGGTCTTTTCCGGCCCGTGAAATCAAGCGTCTGCTGGTGAGGGGAACCAACTGGATCGGCGATGCCATCCTTACCCTGCCAGCCATGGCGGCCATTCGCAAAGGAATGCCGGAAGCGCACATCACCGTATTGGCAAAACCGTGGGTGGGGGAGGTCTACCGGATCTGTCCCCATGCGGACGAGGTTCTCACCTTCCAGGAACCGGGAATCCATGCCGGCGTTGCCGGCCGTCTGCGCCTGGCGCGGGACCTGAGAGACATGGGATTCGACGGGGCCATCCTCCTGCAGAACGCCATTGAGGCGGCCCTTGTAACCCTGCTGGCGGGAATTCCCGTCCGGGCCGGGTACAACACGGATGCCCGGGGACTGCTTCTGACGTCTTCGGTGCGGCGGTCCCGGGAGATCCTTCGGGTTCACCAGAGCCATTACTATGTGGAGATGGTCCGGGCCTTGGGATTTCCTCCGCCGGAACCGGCGACGCCCCTTCTGGTCACGCCGCCGGCTTACCGGGATCTGGCGGAAAAGGTGCTGCAGGACAGAGGGTGCGATCCCGAAGTCCCCCTGGCGGGACTCGCGCCGGGGGCGGCTTACGGGCCGGCCAAGCGCTGGTATCCGGATCGTTTTGCCGCCGTGGCGGACCGTCTCGCGGATGAATTCGGGACCCGGATTCTCGTCTTCGGAAGCGCCGGAGACCGGGAGAGCGCCGAGGCGGTCCAGGCAGGCGCCCGGACGGAACTGGTCAACCTGGCGGGAAACACATCGCTGCGGGAGGCCCTGGCCCTCATCTCCCGGTGCCGCGTATTTATCTCCAACGATTCCGGGCTGATGCACGTGGCGGCGGCCATGGGAATACCGACCGTGGCCATTTTCGGCTCCACGAACCCCGTGACGACCGGCCCCATGGGCCCCCGGTTTTCCGTCATCCGCCGTCCCATGGACTGCAGCCCCTGTCTGCGGGAGACCTGTCCGGAGGATTTCCGCTGCATGGATGCCATCTCCGCGGAAGACGTCTGGAACGAGGCAAGATCGCTTTTCGAGGGAGGCCCGTGATGGCGGGACGGCGTGCGGTCTTCCTGGACCGGGACGGTACGATCAACGAAGAAGTGGGATACCTGGACCGCATCGAGAAACTCCGGATCCTTCCCGGCGCGGCCGAGGCAATCGCCATGCTCAACCGGGGGGGCCTGAAGGTCGTTGTCGTGACAAACCAGTCGGGCATCGCCCGGGGATTCTTCACCGAGGCCTTCGTGGAGGAAACCCACCGGCATCTCCGGGATCTTCTTCGCGGACAGGGAGCCCGCATTGACGCCTTTTACTTCTGTCCGCACCACCCGACGGAGGGCCTGGGACCCTACCGGCTGGACTGTCCCTGCCGGAAGCCCAAACCGGGACTGATCCTCCGGGCCGCCACCGAGATGGGAATCGCCCTGGAGGATTCCTTCATGGTCGGAGACATGCCCAAAGACGTGGAAGCGGGAACCCGGGCAGGTGCAAGGGGAATCCTGGTCCGGACGGGTTACGGGCGTGACATCGAGGCACCGCCGGAGGCGGCTTACATCGCAGAGGATCTGATCGATGCCGCCCACTGGATCCTCGGGATCGACCGCCCATGAACATTCTTCTCGTCAAGCTCAGCTCCATCGGAGACGTG
This genomic interval carries:
- the msbA gene encoding lipid A export permease/ATP-binding protein MsbA, which gives rise to MDILKRLFRLAKPHTAKLILAMFFMLIVGGLTSVLAFLVKPALDDIFVERNARMLQWIPLAVIGIYLVKGACTYAQSIIMNWIGQRIVTDLRNQLYKQIQQQSLSFFTKNPTGVLMSRITFDVNYIQGAVSEAITSLLKDSFTILCLVFVVFWRDWKLAIIAMVVFPLTVYPISRFGRRIRSAVTGAQITMGSLTSLLQETITGARIVKAFSMEDYENKRFAKESENLLKLFMKAVSVNALSSPLMEFLGGIGIAVIIFYGGWQVIHGTSTPGTFFSFLAALIMLYEPIKRLTATNNQIQQGISAAERVFAIIDAVPEIRNRPDAVELPKITKGIDIQDVTFRYEEDTVLRNINLSIRAGEALALVGMSGGGKTTLVNLIPRFYDIAEGRIAIDGHDIREVTLESLRGQIGIVTQQTILFNDTVRNNIAYGNQQASQEDIVRAARAANAHDFIMRLPDGYDTLIGEQGMKLSGGERQRISIARAILKDAPILILDEATSSLDTEAEIEVQEALENLMKGRTTLVIAHRLSTIRNSDRIIVLVNGEIVEEGNHEALLAKQGEYRRLYNMQFREG
- the lpxK gene encoding tetraacyldisaccharide 4'-kinase, which translates into the protein MQTEPTRNLHDRVQTLWYGEDASPGLLLGPALGIASGGYGLGIRFRNALYDRGVLRVRRLPVPVISVGNLTVGGTGKTPMVIHLAEFLRNRGMHPAVLSRGYGGRPRGPVEVVSDGKHVLSEPAVCGDEPFMMARRLHEVPVLTGPERFLTGRSAVDRFGADVLLLDDGFQHRRLHRDADILLIHARKPFGNGHLLPRGPLREPLESLRRARWIIRTGPAPADGEKESTPVLPGYGRPVLRALHRPSRLVRASGGEVLPTGFLDGKKVCAFAGIGSPDAFRRTLESLGCRAATFLAYPDHHRFSREDLDEIKRCAATGDATAYVTTEKDAARLAGMEKLLPELLVLEVDLSMEPDDGGLGRDILGLLENRCGWKMGEKP
- a CDS encoding lysophospholipid acyltransferase family protein, with translation MSVESQAEKLLHLFQRIPLGIRKAFFVRIALLAYAADPRHRLISLHNLRMAFPETSPEELVPIARGVYRNMGIVAAEFFDLPKINRENLADWVELEGTEHALRALEKNKGLLMFGAHFGNWELEAIVASLVIKPMMVIYRLMDSPFLEALISKVRSCTGNILQDKDRAMRPMLRILKQNGVVGLLLDQNMAWQEGVFVDFFGRPACTSDGLALLALHTEAPVIPGYMARLENGKYRLVLGEEVPLVRTGNRREDVLENTQRFTSIIEDAVRKYPDQWFWVHQRWKTKPWQAPRRT
- the waaF gene encoding lipopolysaccharide heptosyltransferase II → MTDGITLQTVLLVRHRRSFPAREIKRLLVRGTNWIGDAILTLPAMAAIRKGMPEAHITVLAKPWVGEVYRICPHADEVLTFQEPGIHAGVAGRLRLARDLRDMGFDGAILLQNAIEAALVTLLAGIPVRAGYNTDARGLLLTSSVRRSREILRVHQSHYYVEMVRALGFPPPEPATPLLVTPPAYRDLAEKVLQDRGCDPEVPLAGLAPGAAYGPAKRWYPDRFAAVADRLADEFGTRILVFGSAGDRESAEAVQAGARTELVNLAGNTSLREALALISRCRVFISNDSGLMHVAAAMGIPTVAIFGSTNPVTTGPMGPRFSVIRRPMDCSPCLRETCPEDFRCMDAISAEDVWNEARSLFEGGP
- a CDS encoding HAD family hydrolase, whose protein sequence is MAGRRAVFLDRDGTINEEVGYLDRIEKLRILPGAAEAIAMLNRGGLKVVVVTNQSGIARGFFTEAFVEETHRHLRDLLRGQGARIDAFYFCPHHPTEGLGPYRLDCPCRKPKPGLILRAATEMGIALEDSFMVGDMPKDVEAGTRAGARGILVRTGYGRDIEAPPEAAYIAEDLIDAAHWILGIDRP